The genomic stretch TCTGTTTAGACAAGTACATTTTGTGTTCGGTGGTTGCCTACTACTCTTCCTGAAGTTTATAGATGCAATGTGTATCGTTCCCATGGATGCAATGATAGTTATGTTGAGGCCAATACCACCAATATCGACTATTATGTCTGTTTAGACAGGTACATTTTGTGTTCGGTGGTTGCCTACTACTCTTCCTGAAGTTTATAGATGCAATGTGTATCGTTCCCATGGTTGCAATGATAGTTATGTTGAGGCCAATACCACCAATATCGACTATTATGTCTGTTTAGACAGGTACATTTTGTGTTCGGTGGTTGCCTACTACTCTTCCTGAAGTTTATAGATGCAATGTGTATCGTTCCCATGGATGCAATGATAGTTATGTTGAGGCCAATACCACCAATATCGACTACTATGTCTGTTTAGACAGGTACATTTTGTGTTCGGTGGTTGCCTACTACTCTTCCTGAAGTTTATAGATGCAATGTGTATCGTTCCCATGGTTGCAATGATAGTTATGTTGAGGCCAATACCACCAATATCGACTATTATGTCTGTTTATACAGGTACATTTTGTGTTCGGTGGTTGCCTACTACTCTTCCTGAAGTTTATAGATGcaactagcctaaacccgcggctccgctcgcgtggcagtagagagggctacatcaatcaagcatcgaaaagaaatactaattttattatacgtttttccaattaatttattgctctactaatacatcgtagcatatcataaaatctattataaaagttttttgtttattttaatgcgttttggtaaacaacgttattagttgtattatttggagcataaatataaaggttcttcgggtttccgactcttgagcaagcgacgtataattgaccgtgcgagaaacatgagggttccagatggattcctgcgacgttaagtgattgtccttgtgccttattaatcgtcattgcgaacgcaagtcgaacggggaactgaagtctcttaaattcaaatggcaagtcggatggaattaaggggatgcgagggatgaagacatcttccccggcagatgttcccgacaaaatcgttgcttcaatgatatttggatgtaaatttttgacGGTTAGTCGAGTGCCGTTGCACAATTTTGGTGGTCGTAAGTTTCTCAACATCATTATCGGTGATCCTACTTTCAAGAGTAATTGATGTGACGGCATTCCTGATGGTTCAAGTGAGTTTAAAAACTCCACAGGGTAGTGTACAGCTTGTTCTGGATCAATGACGGTGTCGATGGACTTGTACGTCGTCACAGCTCCCGGTAGCTTGTCTTGAATAGATATGTTTAGATTAGTTACTTGATCGTTTCGTGGTGCTAGAATCGCTCTTTCTCTAAGCCATCCGTGATTTTTGTAATTAGTGGCAATGTCTTGAAAAACACTGTTAACAACATCATTGATTGATTCAGCCAAATTGCAGAAGTCCTCTGGAAATGTTATGGAGTAATTGCCTGGCGCATTCATGAAGGTTCCATTTCCAATTTGCAAAAGCCGTTCCGAAAATTCTTGTGAGGCCGCATCACTTTGCAGGCGAACACGCATGTTTGTTGTGAGCGTCAATATCTGAACTCGCCTCCATAAATATGATAACTTGAGACACGCATTAAGTTCATCTGCTGGAGTTCCTCTTGGAATAACAGGAAGAGTTTGACGAAAGTCTCCAGCTAGTAGCAAGAGTGCTCCTCCCATTGTTGCTTCTTGACCCCTCAGATCTTGCAGAGTCCTATCCAAAGCCTCAAGAGCTTTTTTGTTTGCCATCGTGCATTCGTCCCAAATGATAACCTTGCATGTTTTTAGAACAGTGGCTTGTCCACAATTTTTCTTGATGTTGCAAATTGGCGTATCAGTTGCACAAAAATCCAACGGTAATTTTAGCGCTGAATGCGCAGTTCTTCCTCCTGCCAAAAGAGTTGCGGCTATTCCAGAGGACGCAACAGCAAGTGCGATATCGCCATTCTTTCGCACTTGTGCAAGTATGAGGTTAATGAGGAACGTTTTTCCTGTTCCCCCTGGAGCATCGAGACAGAATATACCTCCCTTTTGAGTTGAAATTCGATCCATAATTATGTTATATGACGTTCTTTGCTGTCCTACCAAAAGAGGTACGTTAGTCTCTACAAATCTACGTAGTTCATCTCGATTGTAGTTGGTCTCGCGTACAACATCAGTATCCACTATGTCAATGTCGTCTCTTGGTGGTGAAAGGAGTCCTAATTCCTGAAGAGGTTTGTTGACGATGGACAGACATGTATCTTCGATATTTATTAACGCTTTGTTGTAAAGAATATCTGACATTTGCAAATCGAAGTTGTTCGCAGTTCTACGCAGTTGCAATAAATAATCTTCGCTAAGAGAATCGCGATGTTTTTCCCACAAAGCCATTGGATCGGATGGAGCACAGgttgttaaaataattgagaataggAGACGCATCTGACAGGGCATAGATATTGCAGCTGCTTCGGACAATGCCGTATCCCAATGTTGATCATCTTCTAGAAGTCCCAATTTCTGGCACGCTTGTCGATATGTGGAACAAACCTCACCTTCAACAGTGCGTATATGTTCGAAAGATGTCGGCCCTTTTACAACATGCAAAAGCATTCGCAAGTAAAAACATTCGGCGTTGTTAGGATGTACTGTGTATACTCGGCCTAGAGCATCACTTCTTCTTATCGTTGTTCCAGGTACTTTAACACCTTGTTTcctttgataaaattgttttttcgatATGTTCCACGTATAGTATTGTGGAACTTCTGGATATAACAGTGTCTTTGCGAACGGGTCTTCGGTGCATAATTTGAAGAAGGCAGTCAAGGTAGTATGTGGCGGATCGGCTGCCAATTGAGCCGCATTCTGGGGTGTAAACGTAATTCTTTGGCCGTTTTCCAGATGCACTGCGAGGTGGACAACTGTGGGATGGCGATCGTGTATTGGAAAACTCAGAATTCTCCAAACTGCCTCATTACTTGAAATGTATCGTCCCATCTGATATAAACTTATTTCATCATTGTCGTTACTGACTCCAAACATTGCCATATCGCTgcctttgtttatatatttgcatATGTATTTGATCGATTTGACAGAGTTGCAGTATTCTACGTTTATATGTGCCTGGAAGGTTTTTGAAAGCAAGGGAGTGTATGGTACCACCCAACGGTTGTCAATTTGCACTTCTCTTTGTTTGATCTTGCCTACTGCTACATGTCCTCCGTCTTCTGGTTTTCTTCTTTTATACTGTGGATAGCCATCTTGTCCAGTTTGAGTTTCGAGCAAAAAAGAGCGTGGATATCTTTTCGTGCACTGTCGATCTTTCATGCAGGAGGATGTAGGATTTAAATTTCCGCAAGGGCCGTGAATCATGCTTGAAGTGATTACGTTAAATAAAAGAGGATCTTCTTCTTTGTCTGGTATTTCGGCTGATATAATCTTGTCTATGTGGTCCGGATGAATTTTTTCTTTCAACCAAATGAGAATGTGTGCATGTGGTAAACCTCTTTTTTGCCATTCAATAGTATACATGAAGCATCTAACTTCCCCGTATATTCTCAATTTGACTATTGCATCCAtcagttttgttagtttttgtttaaaaactcttGCTGTCAGATCATGTCTGTCTCCCGCAGTCTGTCCAGGAAGCAGAAGGGACTCAATTTCAACCCATTTTGGATTGCAcgtgaaagttataaataaatccgGGCGACCGTAACTTCTGACATACGTCATAGCATCTTGTGTATATTCATGCATATGTCTAGGACTGCCGGTAAATGACGAAGGTAAAATGACGATTTTTCCAATATCTTCTGCATTTGCATCTCTCGATATTGCGTCCCTAAGGTGAATATATTCTTCTGCACGTAGTCTTTTCTGATTCCATCGCAGAAATGATAAACGTTCACTTTCAATTTTTGCATACATGTCCACCAAGAATTGTTGAAACAGTCGTCCGCAACGTAACAGATGATTATGCCCCTCTCTCACCATTATACGATAAGCGTAGTAATTCATTGCTGAAACCTTTTTATTTGTAGCGGCATGTGTCACTGCATCAATCTGATAAATGTTGAAATTGTATCCATCTTCGCCTTCCCAAAAAAGTAACGGGTATTGTAGAGCATCATAAGAACGGTGAGTTTCTGAAATGCGCTGCAACAAATTACTCCGTTTTTGTAGAACAATATCCCGTTTATCAAATTCATTGCCGACAATTATAACTGCAACTTCATCAGATGTTGGGGCATTAAAACGTCTTTCGTGCTCTCCTGTTGGTGTTTTGTCTGCTctgataacaattttatattcatcgCTTGGCATTCGTTGTAAAGCatttttgaacattctaaccaaattgtttttttcttgtagCATCTGTTGTAATGAATCTACGATTTTGCGGTCGACTCCTGGAATATTTCCACACCGTTGATCAATTTGAATGTCGTTATTTccggtaaaatatatttgtaaaaatcgtGGATCTTGATTGGGTTCAGGTAATAATGACCCGGCTTGATGATAAACCTGTCCTTGAATTTTAAACGTAGGCATGTATCCCGCATGTGTCACTACTTTGGTTGCCCCAAAAGATGTCATCTGAAAGCAAGAGTTGTACTTTCGTATATCCTGTAGAAAACGTTTAGAGTCGGGAGTTGTTCCGGATGTTAAAGACAAAAGTGGCTCAGGAGGTTCTTGAAGTGGTAGCAGATACACCTTCCCGTTGCTGCAACACATTCCTAGTGCCTCGTTTGGAAATTTCCGTGCATGGCAATGTGGGCAAGTTACATTCATGTGACCGATATTCATTTTTGGGTGTTGATTGTAGTCTGCTGAAGGATCGTAATTAAAAGCTTGTTTATACATGTCATGTTGAAGTCGTGCATCGCCTGATCTGTTTGCAACCGCTCGATTACTTTGCATTCTCAATCTAtcattcaaatttgatgtttctctttcttcttgcgacagcatcattcttgatgctgatgttcgtattcgattcaattcgtttacctttgcgcgctggtcgttgctttgattattacgaattcgttttgttgctatcgcacgtgcgctgtgacggcttaaagcacttttttttcttggcggcattatgttattttccaataaaattcgtcaaaaaactgctcaaaggaattctgtaaaaaaaaatgttgagaaaaacattcttcaaagaatatttacatgagaaaacaaaaatacttgcctatttttttaaaccttttactgatggaaaataacactgttcttggaaattgtaaaaaagatatcaaatcacgtttatcaaaaatttgacatttgtgacacgttgtaaatgtcaaaaaatgtttgtttacatagaaacgtcaaaaatatttatgtttacttagatactgtcaaaaataacaacaattttttgtcgcattatatatgtttacaaagaacagctgattaaaaatttgaaaagactctttcacttaataacatatgtttgctgcaatgcatttcttacgggtatttctgtaaccagtggggcggaatcctgaatcgggaaagggataaaaagtatcctataaccttctacagatcaagacgaacaaattaaaaaaaaattaggcgaatccgtccagccgtttgtgagtgatgctgttacacacgaacagtttcatttttatatatatatagatgtgtaTCGTTCCCATGGTAACAATGATAGTCATTGAATAAGTATGCAAAATGGATATACTTATACACTAAGTATTCGTGTCGAATATGTAGTATCTCGAAAGCTTTATTACATCATCGAACATTAATTGTTCTGCTAAATTGCACACAAATCTCAGACCCAtagtaaaacaacttaaaaactaatatacaGCGACGTCAAATTAGAGAGCATCCTACAAGCTAAAGACCACCTTTACGACAAGCAACTCTTTatcttattcttaaatatttcaagaagaatAAATACTAAACGCCGCTTCAGATGGACTACTGTTGACAAACTTAGGcctttgatatataaaaatgtatatcaaagacctaaaaatgtatatacaaaaattatgataataaatgaattaattatcataatttttcatGATACGAGTTCATTTAGAATATctaaagagaaattaaaaatatagtttagtgATAAAAATGTCGTTTAAATTTCATAAGCAAATTTAGcaacatttaattaatgaaaaccagTAAacgaaactttaaatataataacgaaTTTGAGCTCGCATATCCACTGCGACACCACATTAAACAAGAATATATTAGTAATCGATATTTTGAGGTAGAGAGAAAAGAATGTTATCAAacgaacaaaattaattattaccataatataatacatttatattaaatgagtattataaatacagtactcCAAAATGTATTTGGCACCGAGTTTAGTGACTCATTGTTGAgcactgaaaatttaattcaattgatcatatatgaataaaacaacattaaaaccaCAATGGGAAAGTAAAGTGTAATTAGTTGGGAAAAAGCCGTGGAAATGACAGTGACAGCCCGAAAGAAGCAGAGATTTTCTCTAGTCCTAAAAGGTGACAAGATTCTGCGAGAGCGTCTTAACTACGTAGTCTTCTGAAAGTGTGAAAGATCCTGCCAGGATTTCCCTTTTAATGGGTTGGGGAAACTACAAAAAATACTGTAGGTGGCAAAGATGTCCAGTAGTCCTAAATACGTAGGCTCGAAGTTTTCAATATTCTGCCATAGTTTCCGAAGAAAGGGCTGCGACCGTCAAAAAACCATGAAGGGATCAAAGCCGTAACCTATACATAACTATCTAATCGCTTGAAAGGTTGCAACATTTTGCTAGAGTGTCTTAAGTAGGCTACGTAGTCTTCTGAAAATGTGAAAGATCCCGCCAGGATTTCCCTTTCGGTGGGTTGGAGAAACTACAAAAAACACTTTAGGAGGCATATATTTCCAGTAGTCCTAAATACATAGGCTCGAGGTTTTCAATATTCTGCCAGTTTCCTTGTACAGAAAGGGCTGCGGCCGTCAAAAAACCAGAAGGTATTAAAGTTGTAGGCTATCCTAGACAATTTATTCGCTTAAAAGGTTGCAACATTCTGCCAGAGATGGCCGATGAAGATTACAGATCTCACCGAAATAGTTAAGGTAGAATCTGATTTCTCATTCATTTTCCCATGTTTCTCACAGAAGCCCAACGTTATTCACTATATTTTCCAAAAGTAACCATAAATCCAATCGTTAAGATATTACTGATGACACTGCTGCCTAAAGAATTGACCACTTTGCCACCCACCGCCCAGTCAACCCGTGTAAATCACCTTACACAATATCGTGGGGCACGCGCGTGTCACAACACAACTGACGCACTTCTGGAGAACGTTCTTGCTACATCCGTCCTCTTGTTTTCCACGTTCAGCCGCGACGCGGACTTATTTATagcctgttaaaaattttatttcaacaataaactACGAGATTTGTATAAATTCCAACGTATCCACTCAAAATAATCGAAGGTGTTTCCAAATTTTGGGACAGTCgtaaattacagattttattcgATAATAGTTCCATTTGGGAAGATTCCGTGACGTGATGCACGAATCTGTTCGATATCTTGTTTTTGTTGaactaagttaataataatattacacagctattaatattaaacatagaCGTACTCTATAGTCTATGCGGGAATTGTTTTCGCTAATTTAAGTCACTGTAAAATAGACTTTGAAAGATAAATGATGATAATGATGATTTCTTATGGTAATGTCAGTCGGATTTCAAATCTATTGTGAAACTTTAAATCATAGCTAATcgtagattatttttattatttttgtaccattGCAAACTGGTGTTGGAcactataatgtttaaaaatgtatcgaGCATCACTTATTGTAAAGGGTAAAGAAACTAGTTTTGTAGTAGTATTGATGGTCTCCGGTATGccaatttattatgtaatagtacttgtttaatttgaaacataacaCTGTCTTCGATGAAGGAATTTGTAGCTAAATTATTGTAATGATGAACCATGAGACAAACAAGATACGCAGTATACCTCTATGATTAAAGCAAGGTGAATATGATAGATATCTCCATATCGGAAAAATGTGTAGTCATTCAAATGAATCACATTTtatctacaataaaaaaataatttaattgtaaaaatcaaggataaattgttaatttattataagtttgtaCACAAAAGACAACTCGATTGTCACGAGGTGAATCATTACAAGTATTGTTTAAGTTACAGGGTTAAAGGGAGGGGGTTCATATCTCCATTAGAGTATCACACTTCCAGAACAAAAGTCACTATAGGAGTTTCGGGCGGCTGGTCTACCGTGAATCACTACACAGTCACAACAAGCTATATGGGTCAGCACATCGAGTGACGACGCGCCGGACCGACACAGGCCGGGGTAATGTCCTATAATATCGGGCCGGGAGACACTGAAAAAACGACCCGCTGATGTAAACAAACTGCTCATACAGAAATAGTTCATTAAGCCGCGCGGTGTAAGCGGGGGCGACGATAAATAAGCGGCAACAAGAAAAACCAATCCATTCCGCCGCGGCTCGTCCGCGCGCGTGCTGTACGCTTTATTATTTTTGAGTGCATCACCATCAGTCAGAAAATATTTCAGAAGTTGTTCTGTAGCGAGGTCCGGTGCAGGAGCTTTTCCGTGTTGTCGATTTGTCATACGACGTGACACAGTGTTGCCTAAGATAATACGTTCACAACTAAGTATATAACTAGCACTAAatctaaactttttaatttggcACTTAAAATTATGGCGGGTGAATTTTATTTCACTCTAAGTAGTGTTAACTTACGTAGTACAGTAAGTTGGTTTTTGACATCTGAACTTGAAAACACACGTTTCGGCTAGTTTTGTATATTTGTTGTTGCGCTATGTTTTAAAGGCAATACATTTATACTGCTGTGATAAATACGAggagtatataaaaataataaggaaaCTGAAAATGCACATCTACTGCCAATATCGTACTTTACTCCCAAAGAGATCACTTCCCGTTAAATATCTGTTTTTTAATATACTCATACCGTTGTACTTTTAtaacacaacaaaattaataaaaaataaaatcctgtTTTTATTATTGGAGCATCAAGATcacattaaatttagaatttcaaCTTATCTTTCATATTTCAAAGGCGAAACACAGtatagtttttatacttttaatagtccggtcaatttagacattgaccttagcaaaaattcccagaaagctgaaaatttgcatagacgttagggacaccattgttatgaaattatgaaaagtccccatcgatcccatgtctgcaaaatattttattcatggtcaaatttcacaaaaatatgttttttgaatttttcagtgaaactgttagttttatgaaaaaacatgtgaagacaaaaattgtagatcatgcaattatctacaaaagtGCTCTTTATgcttttattcataacattaacCATTTTTGatcaaaaacaattacaaaattttcttaccCTGTATTGTCTAAAATATGAACATGCCACCTATGAGGTGGTGTACCTATCGCGATTTTTTTAATGTGGCTTCCCCGGTAGGCCTATTCCACAGTCTATTGCAGTGAAATTTAATGAATctttggttattcttcttcttttcagtcgttgcACTCTTGTCAGTGTGGTCATTGTCGATCAGGTACAGActtgattgtaaacatattttattcatcatcatcgtCTTTAATTATATCCTCTTCTTCCCCTCGATCTTCTTCTCTCTTTCTCTATTTTCTTCTTCCtcctcatcttcttgagtagACGTAAATTGTACTAACAGCGATACATAAGTTGTTTCGTCGCTCATGTAAAAACCATCTTCTGTTGGAGTTTCaacatttgaacacgattggccttgacaaATGGTGCACGCTAGTAAACAAAATAAGCCTAATTTTTTGCAGCCGCATCTTAAGTTACACCCCTCTGCAGTTgccaaaaaaacataattaaggaggttttctggtgcaggtggaagaagcgtgtgggTCGGTTCCAATGCATTATTGACATGATTCCAACCCCATTAttctgggtctagttgattaccaagccacacctgaacctagtaatatacaCGATAAAACTGTTGGTCTtatacagacagaagaaagcgagtttctggtgaagagttgatatcttcgaaagcttgtgcacaagtaataacattttcctttttaaacaattaaaaaaaaattgtttttttacccCTCCGAAACATTGCTGATGTTGTATCACAGCCATAGCATGTTAAAACTCTATATGATTGAACCGATTGATTATATTCCCGAATAATTGCTGCTGCAGTTGATAGGACCTTCATTCCTCTTCTTTGCCTTTAGGTTTTTTCACTCcaagcttgattgataatatcatgataattaacaagaaaacatacaatgttaattgtcctATTTCTGAGTAATAATGATTCTATTACTATAATTGGaacttcaatcgtaatttaatttttctgttat from Homalodisca vitripennis isolate AUS2020 chromosome 2, UT_GWSS_2.1, whole genome shotgun sequence encodes the following:
- the LOC124355670 gene encoding uncharacterized protein LOC124355670, which encodes MIHGPCGNLNPTSSCMKDRQCTKRYPRSFLLETQTGQDGYPQYKRRKPEDGGHVAVGKIKQREVQIDNRWVVPYTPLLSKTFQAHINVEYCNSVKSIKYICKYINKGSDMAMFGVSNDNDEISLYQMGRYISSNEAVWRILSFPIHDRHPTVVHLAVHLENGQRITFTPQNAAQLAADPPHTTLTAFFKLCTEDPFAKTLLYPEVPQYYTWNISKKQFYQRKQGVKVPGTTIRRSDALGRVYTVHPNNAECFYLRMLLHVVKGPTSFEHIRTVEGEVCSTYRQACQKLGLLEDDQHWDTALSEAAAISMPCQMRLLFSIILTTCAPSDPMALWEKHRDSLSEDYLLQLRRTANNFDLQMSDILYNKALINIEDTCLSIVNKPLQELGLLSPPRDDIDIVDTDVVRETNYNRDELRRFVETNVPLLVGQQRTSYNIIMDRISTQKGGIFCLDAPGGTGKTFLINLILAQVRKNGDIALAVASSGIAATLLAGGRTAHSALKLPLDFCATDTPICNIKKNCGQATVLKTCKVIIWDECTMANKKALEALDRTLQDLRGQEATMGGALLLLAGDFRQTLPVIPRGTPADELNACLKLSYLWRRVQILTLTTNMRVRLQSDAASQEFSERLLQIGNGTFMNAPGNYSITFPEDFCNLAESINDVVNSVFQDIATNYKNHGWLRERAILAPRNDQVTNLNISIQDKLPGAVTTYKSIDTVIDPEQAVHYPVEFLNSLEPSGMPSHQLLLKVGSPIMMLRNLRPPKLCNGTRLTVKNLHPNIIEATILSGTSAGEDVFIPRIPLIPSDLPFEFKRLQ